The following coding sequences lie in one Arachis ipaensis cultivar K30076 chromosome B05, Araip1.1, whole genome shotgun sequence genomic window:
- the LOC107644026 gene encoding protein ROOT PRIMORDIUM DEFECTIVE 1 codes for MFFVFNKPAVKTIKKLLGRFGESIISFDGKVSVNSFLHIQRYSYVNVYMKWKNDSYYDSIEDIHQSILLKPIIALKNCIARNPNECIPISDVSKRGLQLDVPMKVARFMRQYPSIFEEFTGPQYNLPWFRLTPEAAEIDKDEKRVYKDCREDLQSRLKKMILMTRENVLPLKIIQGMQWYLGLPDDFLQYPERNLDDSFKFVEMEGGLKALAVERREKIFSVMEENAMKKGLIFGGTMEAIEFPLFPSKGLRLRTKIQNWLDEFQKLPYISPYDDFSNLDPNSDIAEKRLIGVLHELLSLFVEHSAERKKLFCLKKYFGLPQKMHRAFERHPHMFYLSFRNNTCSVILKEAYSFDRSAFQKHPLLGVRKKYIKLMKKSQVILKNRRVNNRFSKSSSKQDLDSDNVDKEEHEIAACSAEQVV; via the coding sequence atgtTCTTTGTCTTTAACAAACCTGCAGTCAAAACAATCAAAAAGTTGCTTGGGCGCTTTGGAGAATCAATTATCTCCTTTGATGGCAAGGTTTCTGTTAATAGTTTTTTACATATCCAGAGGTATAGTTATGTCAATGTGTACATGAAATGGAAGAATGATTCATACTATGACTCGATTGAGGACATTCACCAGTCCATTCTGCTCAAGCCAATAATTGCCCTAAAAAACTGCATTGCTCGGAATCCCAATGAGTGCATCCCTATCTCCGATGTGTCGAAGAGGGGATTACAATTGGATGTGCCCATGAAGGTTGCCAGATTTATGAGACAGTATCCATCCATCTTTGAGGAGTTTACAGGTCCTCAATACAATCTTCCTTGGTTCAGGTTGACACCAGAAGCAGCCGAGATTGACAAGGATGAGAAGAGAGTATACAAAGATTGCAGGGAGGATTTGCAATCCAGGTTGAAGAAGATGATATTGATGACCAGAGAGAACGTTCTTCCTTTAAAGATAATTCAAGGGATGCAGTGGTATTTGGGCTTGCCTGATGACTTTTTGCAGTATCCAGAACGAAATCTTGATGACTCTTTCAAGTTTGTGGAGATGGAAGGTGGATTGAAGGCATTGGCtgttgaaagaagagaaaagatttTCTCTGTAATGGAAGAGAATGCGATGAAAAAAGGTTTGATCTTTGGGGGAACAATGGAGGCCATTGAATTTCCCTTATTCCCATCAAAAGGTTTGAGGTTGAGGACAAAGATTCAGAATTGGCTAGATGAGTTTCAAAAGCTTCCTTATATTTCACCTTATGATGATTTCTCAAACTTGGATCCAAACAGTGACATAGCTGAGAAACGACTTATTGGGGTTCTTCATGAATTGCTTTCGCTTTTTGTTGAACATTCTGCAGAGAGGAAGAAGCTCTTTTGCCTCAAAAAGTATTTTGGGTTGCCACAGAAAATGCACAGAGCATTTGAGCGGCATCCTCATATGTTTTATCTATCTTTTAGGAACAACACTTGTTCAGTTATTCTTAAGGAAGCCTATAGTTTCGATAGATCAGCTTTTCAGAAGCATCCTTTGTTGGGTGTTAGGAAGAAGTATATCAAGTTGATGAAGAAATCACAAGTGATTTTAAAGAACAGGAGGGTGAATAATCGATTTTCTAAGAGTAGTTCAAAACAGGATTTAGATTCAGATAATGTTGATAAAGAGGAGCATGAGATTGCAGCATGCTCTGCGGAACAGGTtgtatga
- the LOC107644027 gene encoding deoxynucleoside triphosphate triphosphohydrolase SAMHD1 homolog isoform X2 codes for MGACCNGDVSSLPHSYDAVSARDLRPSKHVHDNLHGNIYLDNLSLKFIDTEQFQRLRELKQLGLANMVYPGAVHSRFEHSLGVYWLAGQSIEMLKNFQGLELGINRFDMQTVKLAGLLHDIGHGPFSHLFEREFLPKVTNGSHWSHEQMSVNMVDYIVNEHHIDVDPEMIKRVKEMILASSEFTLPRSSTEKGFLYDIVANGRNGIDVDKFDYIARDCRACGLGCNFEFQRLLETMRVLDDEICYRAKEYLSIHKLFSTRADLYRTVYTHPKVKAIELMVVDALVQANDYLEISSHILNPSEYWKLDDTIIKTIETAPSQELKESRELILRIRRRNLYQFCNEYAVPKDMVENFKVVTAQDIVCSQSGGGTLREEDVAVSNVKIDLTRGKHNPLESINFFKDYDSDEKFTISNDRVSHLLPTTYQDMIVRVYAKKPELVEAISDAFENFQLKTYGIKAQVHSTPEKKKRRYTACI; via the exons atggGAGCTTGCTGCAACGGCGACGTTTCGTCGTTGCCTCACTCATACGACGCCGTTTCCGCCCGCGATCTCAGGCCCTCCAAGCATGTCCACGACAATCTCCATGGCAACATTTACCTTGACAAc CTCAGTTTGAAGTTCATTGACACTGAGCAGTTTCAGAG GCTTCGCGAATTGAAACAACTCG GTTTGGCAAATATGGTCTATCCAGGTGCTGTCCATTCTAGATTTGAGCATTCTCTTGGCGTGTATTGGCTTGCTGGTCAATCCATTGAAATGcttaaaaattttcaa GGCTTGGAACTTGGTATTAATAGATTTGATATGCAAACAGTTAAACTAGCAG gACTTCTGCATGATATTGGGCATGGGCCTTTCAGTCACTTATTTGAACGTGAATTTCTTCCCAAAGTTACTAATGGTTCTCACTG GTCACATGAACAAATGTCAGTCAATATGGTAGATTATATTGTTAATGAACATCACATTGATGTTGATCCTGAGATGATAAAAAGAGTCAAG GAGATGATACTAGCAAGCTCTGAATTTACTCTTCCCCGA AGCTCAACTGAGAAAGGTTTCTTGTATGATATTGTTGCAAATGGTCGAAATGGAATTGATGTTGACAA ATTTGATTATATTGCCCGTGATTGTCGAGCTTGTGGTCTGGGttgcaactttgaatttcagAG ATTATTGGAGACCATGCGGGTTTTGGATGATGAGATTTGCTATCGTGCAAAGGAAT ATTTGAGCATCCATAAGTTATTTTCCACTCGAGCTGATCTGTACAGAACAGTTTATACTCATCCAAAAGTAAAG GCAATAGAACTTATGGTGGTTGATGCACTTGTTCAAGCAAATGATTATTTGGAGATCTCATCTCACATTCTAAATCCTTCTGAGTACTGGAAG CTGGATGACACAATAATTAAAACAATTGAGACAGCACCTAGTCAGGAACTAAAGGAATCTAGAGAGTTGATCCTGCGCATTCGAAGAAGGAATCTGTACCAG TTCTGTAATGAGTATGCTGTACCAAAGGATATGGTGGAAAACTTTAAGGTGGTCACTGCCCAAGATATTGTTTGTTCCCAG AGTGGCGGAGGTACACTCAGAGAGGAGGACGTCGCTGTTTCTAATGTAAAAATTGATTTAACTCGTGGGAAACATAATCCTCTTGAAAG CATTAACTTCTTCAAG GATTATGATAGTGATGAGAAATTTACAATTTCCAATGACCGCGTAAGCCACCTGCTGCCAACAACTTATCAAGATATGATAGTTCGGGTGTACGCCAAAAAGCCAGAATTG GTTGAAGCTATTTCAGATGCTTTTGAAAACTTTCAGTTAAAAACATATGGGATCAAAGCACAAGTACACTCAACACCAGAGAAGAAGAAACGTCGATACACTGCATGTATATGA
- the LOC107644027 gene encoding deoxynucleoside triphosphate triphosphohydrolase SAMHD1 homolog isoform X1 — protein MGACCNGDVSSLPHSYDAVSARDLRPSKHVHDNLHGNIYLDNLSLKFIDTEQFQRLRELKQLGLANMVYPGAVHSRFEHSLGVYWLAGQSIEMLKNFQGLELGINRFDMQTVKLAGLLHDIGHGPFSHLFEREFLPKVTNGSHWSHEQMSVNMVDYIVNEHHIDVDPEMIKRVKEMILASSEFTLPRSSTEKGFLYDIVANGRNGIDVDKFDYIARDCRACGLGCNFEFQRLLETMRVLDDEICYRAKEYLSIHKLFSTRADLYRTVYTHPKVKAIELMVVDALVQANDYLEISSHILNPSEYWKLDDTIIKTIETAPSQELKESRELILRIRRRNLYQFCNEYAVPKDMVENFKVVTAQDIVCSQKSGGGTLREEDVAVSNVKIDLTRGKHNPLESINFFKDYDSDEKFTISNDRVSHLLPTTYQDMIVRVYAKKPELVEAISDAFENFQLKTYGIKAQVHSTPEKKKRRYTACI, from the exons atggGAGCTTGCTGCAACGGCGACGTTTCGTCGTTGCCTCACTCATACGACGCCGTTTCCGCCCGCGATCTCAGGCCCTCCAAGCATGTCCACGACAATCTCCATGGCAACATTTACCTTGACAAc CTCAGTTTGAAGTTCATTGACACTGAGCAGTTTCAGAG GCTTCGCGAATTGAAACAACTCG GTTTGGCAAATATGGTCTATCCAGGTGCTGTCCATTCTAGATTTGAGCATTCTCTTGGCGTGTATTGGCTTGCTGGTCAATCCATTGAAATGcttaaaaattttcaa GGCTTGGAACTTGGTATTAATAGATTTGATATGCAAACAGTTAAACTAGCAG gACTTCTGCATGATATTGGGCATGGGCCTTTCAGTCACTTATTTGAACGTGAATTTCTTCCCAAAGTTACTAATGGTTCTCACTG GTCACATGAACAAATGTCAGTCAATATGGTAGATTATATTGTTAATGAACATCACATTGATGTTGATCCTGAGATGATAAAAAGAGTCAAG GAGATGATACTAGCAAGCTCTGAATTTACTCTTCCCCGA AGCTCAACTGAGAAAGGTTTCTTGTATGATATTGTTGCAAATGGTCGAAATGGAATTGATGTTGACAA ATTTGATTATATTGCCCGTGATTGTCGAGCTTGTGGTCTGGGttgcaactttgaatttcagAG ATTATTGGAGACCATGCGGGTTTTGGATGATGAGATTTGCTATCGTGCAAAGGAAT ATTTGAGCATCCATAAGTTATTTTCCACTCGAGCTGATCTGTACAGAACAGTTTATACTCATCCAAAAGTAAAG GCAATAGAACTTATGGTGGTTGATGCACTTGTTCAAGCAAATGATTATTTGGAGATCTCATCTCACATTCTAAATCCTTCTGAGTACTGGAAG CTGGATGACACAATAATTAAAACAATTGAGACAGCACCTAGTCAGGAACTAAAGGAATCTAGAGAGTTGATCCTGCGCATTCGAAGAAGGAATCTGTACCAG TTCTGTAATGAGTATGCTGTACCAAAGGATATGGTGGAAAACTTTAAGGTGGTCACTGCCCAAGATATTGTTTGTTCCCAG AAGAGTGGCGGAGGTACACTCAGAGAGGAGGACGTCGCTGTTTCTAATGTAAAAATTGATTTAACTCGTGGGAAACATAATCCTCTTGAAAG CATTAACTTCTTCAAG GATTATGATAGTGATGAGAAATTTACAATTTCCAATGACCGCGTAAGCCACCTGCTGCCAACAACTTATCAAGATATGATAGTTCGGGTGTACGCCAAAAAGCCAGAATTG GTTGAAGCTATTTCAGATGCTTTTGAAAACTTTCAGTTAAAAACATATGGGATCAAAGCACAAGTACACTCAACACCAGAGAAGAAGAAACGTCGATACACTGCATGTATATGA
- the LOC107644028 gene encoding uncharacterized protein LOC107644028 (The sequence of the model RefSeq protein was modified relative to this genomic sequence to represent the inferred CDS: added 47 bases not found in genome assembly) produces the protein MLVFKSTLPLSSSSSSLHTNLTFHLYNLPSSKLSSSSLLFLHHHVHSTRQTSSTSRVRKLSIRAYMENQNSISGFANKVIGSLPVVGLIARILSDEGGVGSDIIDFAEFRRRVGKKCSINDSRAFYEFQTRRGRAGDPLYVLLCCWLAAVGAGLLKTEEILEGVARLRISNDIEFEEQNFIALMNEARERRAKLKAAPPAIPMEIRVEKALDATYVCCFGKDPIEEEDETLLITMLSAVFPSVQQQEIQQMVRDKALRVAEGGGDDYVLEAKPLSKEAVELQMKDLQFLRQNSET, from the exons ATGCTTGTTTTTAAGTCCACTTTACCACtctcttcatcatcttcatctcttcacaccaatctcacattTCATCTCTATAACCTCCCTTCTTCTaaactctcttcttcttctctgctttttcttcatcatcatgTTCACTCCACAAGGCAAACCTCCTCAACCTCTAGAGTTAGGAAACTTTCCATTAGAGCTTACATGGAGAACCAGAACTCCATTTCTGGTTTCGCCAACAAGGTCATTGGTTCTTTGCCTGTGGTTGGACTCATAGCTAGGATTCTCAGCGATGAAGGTGGCGTTGGAAGTGACATCATTGATTTTGCTGAGTTCAGAAGAAGGGTTGGCAAGAAGTGCTCCATCAATGATTCCAGAGCTTTCTATGAGTTCCAGACTCGAAGAGGACGG GCAGGGGATCCTCTTTATGTTCTGTTGTGCTGTTGGCTAGCTGCGGTTGGTGCTGGTCTTCTGAAAACTGAGGAGATTTTGGAAGGGGTGGCGAGGCTGCGGATCTCGAATGACATTGAATTTGAGGAGCAGAATTTTATTGCCTTGATGAATGAAGCAAGAGAG AGACGTGCAAAGCTGAAGGCTGCACCACCAGCTATTCCAATGGAGATTAGAGTTGAGAAGGCACTCGATGCAACCTATGTTTGTTGCTTCGGAAAGGatcctatagaggaggaagacgaGACGTTGCTTATCACAATG GGTAAGAGACAAGGCATTGAGAGTAGCAGAAGGAGGTGGCGATGATTATGTTCTGGAAGCAAAGCCCTTGTCAAAAGAAGCTGTGGAATTGCAAATGAAGGACCTTCAGTTCCTCAGACAAAATAGTGAGACTTAA